The following proteins are co-located in the Heptranchias perlo isolate sHepPer1 unplaced genomic scaffold, sHepPer1.hap1 HAP1_SCAFFOLD_63, whole genome shotgun sequence genome:
- the LOC137317663 gene encoding NACHT, LRR and PYD domains-containing protein 3-like, whose translation MCYNPSYCWILCLSLGPFFTQRDRKQQRVPKTITQLYSYYIYNILKNHGREIESPRDVLLKVGEMAFTGVSEKKIVFRNGDLIKYNLQPSQFLSGFMMELLERDDSAQSVVYTFPHLTIQEFVAALAQFLTPDPGDIRKLLSEAHSKDDGRFEIFVRFVVGLSSSQSARPLEEFLGPFLHQTICGVIDWVKEKVEGQIGKTERETGKRNLLNTFHYLFESQNQTLARVTVGSVEILTFHGLGLTPIDCAVLSHVIGLCDTIKHLNLGSCSIRCEGLQRLRSVLHKCQVLRLAGNQLEDSGVKLLSAALRNPDCKIQTLELWYNGLTASCADDLSSALCTNRSLTVLNLGNNKLGDSGMKLLFTALRNPDCKIQELRLDDVGLTDSCTEDLVSALSTNRSLTDLNLGSNSFTDRSVPALRSLILTRRSLERICLRENLFSPNGKRHLESLRESRPGLSVEM comes from the exons atgtgttacaacccttcctactgctggatcctctgtctgtcactgggtcccttcttcacacaaagagacaggaaacagcagcgagttcccaagaccatcacccaactatattcctactatatttacaacattctgaaaaaccatggccgagagattgaatccccccgtgatgtatTACTGAAggtcggtgagatggccttcactggagtctccgagaagaagattgtgtttagaaatggagatttgatcaagtacaatctgcaaccttcccagttcctgtctgggttcatgatggaacttttggagagagatgattctgcccagagtgtggtttacacattcccgcacctcaccatccaagagtttgtagctgcactcgcacaattcctgactccagatccaggggacatccggaaactcctcagtgaagcccacagcaaggatgatgggcgatttgagatatttgtccgttttgttgttggtctctcctcctcacagtcagctcggcccctggaggagtttctgggtccatttcttcatcaaacaatctgcggagtgattgactgggtgaaggagaaggttgaaggacagATTGGAAAGACAGAGCGTGAAACTGGGAAAAggaacctcctgaacacattccactacctgtttgagtctcagaatcaaacactggctcgggtcacagtgggatctgtggaaataCTTACATTTCATGGATTgggactgaccccgattgactgtgccgttctgtctcatgtcattggactctgtgatacaataaaacacctcAATCTGGGGAGCTGCTCCATTcggtgtgaaggactccagcggctgagATCCGtactgcacaaatgccaggtgttgag actggcaGGAAATCAACTggaagattcaggagtgaaactattgtctgcggctctgaggaacccggactgtaaaatacagacactgga GTTATGGTACAACGGTCTCACAGCTTCTTGTGCCgatgatctctcctccgctctctgtacaaaccggtcactgacggttctgaacctgggtaataataaactgggagattcaggaatgAAACTACTGTttacggctctgaggaacccggactgtaaaatacaggaactgcg tctggatgatgtcggtctcacagattcttgtaccgaggatctcgtctccgctctcagtacaaaccggtcactgacggatctgaacctgggatcaaactccttcacagaccgatctgtccccgctctccggtccctcatactgacccgcaggagtctggagcggatctg tctGAGGGAGAATCTGTTCAGtccaaacggaaagagacacctggagtcactgcgggaatccagacccggactaagtgtggaaatgtga